In Mangifera indica cultivar Alphonso chromosome 7, CATAS_Mindica_2.1, whole genome shotgun sequence, the genomic window TCAACtttgaactaaaatttcataCTGATATAAATCATGGCTTATACATAGCATTAATCCTTGATATATTACTACTTATCCTGATTTTTGTGGTTACAAAATGTCAGTACTAGGGGCTTTTAACTTAAGACGCTATCTGTTTATTTAACTTAATATCATATCTTCCTGGAACTGATAACCAAGATGATACTGGTTCTTAGACAATGATGTCGTTTCCATTATGGGAAACTATCATATTGTTTAATTGTGTTGGTTTTGCACCCTCTAATTTTGTGTTCTAAAGTTGTCAAACTTTGCACAAGTTGGAAGACTTGAATTCACAGTAGTATTTATGCCTATTTccgatttattttaattatatacttgGTATGTGATATGGTTATGCTTTACCTGTAAATGTATGCAGGATCACTTTTGTTATAGCTTTTCTTTTGTTGCTAACGGGCGCGGCACTCAATGATCAAAACGGTGAAGAGGGTTTGTACTTTGGTAGTTACTATTGCTATGTCGTGAAACCTGGAGTTTTTGCTGGGGGTGCTGTTCTGGCCCTTGCAACTGTTGCCCTCGGAATACTTTATTATCTCAACTTAAACTCCGTGAAGAATAACAATAGTAATCAATGGAGCAACACTTCTGGTCCTCATGATGGTGGCATAGCAATGGGACAGCCCCAGTTCCCGCCGCCAACCTGTGAAGATCCTGTTTTTGTACATGAAGACACATATATGAGACGGCAACAATACACTTGATTGATTATTTCTTCTTCAAAGACTAGGTGGGTCATTCCAAACTGTTGTCGTTGCGCTATGGTAGGCTGGCGCTTTACTATAAGTTTTCTGTATCTTGTGGCATTCATAAAATGAtctttttgcttattttttcaACCATGGAGAGATTTTAGATTGTATGTGAAATATCTAGAAGCtgcatatagttttaaatttgtatatggTCATGGATGGATGCTTGGCACACTCAATTTTGATGCTATTGAGGTCGCAGAATCCTGTAAAGGTAAGTTCAGTTTCTTATATACAAAGATTCAGAAAAGTTGAGTAGCATTGAAGAATATTGCTTTCCAAAAAGATGCAAAAAAGATTTGGGGATGATGAAGGTTTGTTGAAGCAAAATACCCTTTTGTATAGACTAGTAAGGTTTGTAAATGCTGCATAGCTGTTGCAAGAACTTTGTAATTTCCTTTGTATTGTGAATGCTTTACCTATTTTTCTAGCATCATTTGGGAAAAGATTTGGAATACCATTGTATGGGTGTACCAaagacattaattaattaaaaatactccTTATATACTTAACTGTCTCTATATGACTTTAAAACTTTTAtcttatctataaaattatgtgcatcaTTATACCGTCTTTTCCCTAGGCTGATCATTACATAGAATTTCTTGAGAAATCccctgaaaacaaaaaatatctaacattaaatcatttaaacccaaaataaaataatccatCCAAAAAATAATCCATTATGTGAGTGCCAGTGCGACAAGTGCGTTTGGCTGTGAAAAGGTGCAGAAAGTGTATGCGGACGCGAAGAGGTGTGATGAGTGTGTGTGGGTGCGAGAAGGTGCGACGAGTGCGTACGGGTGTGTACGAGTGCGCACGGGTGCGTGTGAGTGCAAAAGAGTTCGAAAGAGTGTGATGAGTGCAGTCAAAATCAACCTTTCTTCTCTGTCAATGACAACACAACCCAATCAAACCTGGCAAAATACACTACATTATAATCAAAACCTACAACTCTAAACCAAACACAACATTATAATTGAAaccgagaaaaaaaaaaccatttcaaACATTCCTAAACCGAGGAATAAAATACCTATTCAATCTTAACAATGCAAAGGAATCAGACATACCTTAGATGACTCAGACGACATTGTCAAGCAGCGTTTGCCGACATCTGTTATTTGAATGTGAATCGACGGCGTATTGCTTTGGTAAGGAATAGGAATAGGTTGGTTAGGTTTTTTGGATATATTGGGTCGAATGCATTTTTAATCTCTCACACTCTTTGCACCGAAATTGTGTTCTTTCGCACTTGCACGCACCTGCCTCCACTTACACCCATTCTTCACACTTATGTTCATTGTTTCATTTCGATTTATATTACACCAAAAATTGAtctgtttttaaataaatttttgagtCTTTGGATTATAACTTACCAAACATAGAGTATACTTTAGAAGAAAAAGGTTGTCAAAAAACTATACGAAATCTGATGTAATTAGTAGAGAgggatattattaaaataaaaattaaatttttttggaaagTAAAATCACTCAAAGTCTgtctaaaaaggtttaagcAGAAACTTTCAtgtacattttaattaatatcctatttaaaaattaaattaaatgtgaCTCATGGGGcaataacaattttctcttcaaGGTTTCAACCTTTCATGTGAGGTTAACAACAAAAGTgtaatatatagataatttattattatatgattgtatattattttattattaatttaaattaatctaattatatgatgatttattatctacatatctaattatatactaaaaaatatgtatatataattttataaatagtattatatatataattttatatataaataatcatatattatcgtataattaaatatttttaaattagagataaaaaatatttaattatataaaaatatattattatttatttataaaattatgtatattatttatatatataattttatgaagttTTATTGACAGATACATCCATGCGTTTCGTTTGGatgataatatttacaataaaaaaaaaaaactttatcatAATACTTTTTTACGAAAGTATATAtcctaaatttattaaattatatgctTAAAgagtgaataaaataaaatagaggaGACAATTGTAATGAAATAAAGGATATTAAAgctttgtaaataaaattttagactctttttcattttttatttctttaatttttatatatttaaaataaaattcaacgaataaaaattagaaaaaatgtataattaaacaaaagtaTTACAATCATTATATAACAAAGCATTgaaactatgtatatttataataaatattaatttaaataccaataataatatattatcatgtgattaaataactttaaataaatgataagacaacattaaattatatgatgatattattacaaaattttttaaatgtgggcaaacattgatattgttttaatttaataaaactaaagtGAATATATAGTTtagtgaattaatttttttagacataccatgattgtttttgttgattgtCTGATACACTTCACATATAAAATCTAGGTTATGACAATGCAAACGTGAGCTATTAAGTTTATCCAACTTATGATAGGAGAACccaataaactattataaatgtaaattaGGTTTCCTTTCCCAATGCACATATGATAAatcacatattaaaattatcgtcattttgaaaacatataaaaaatgaaaatttttttcactaGATCGACAATTGatctaattaaaaatgaattttttatcagTTATGACACATTAGGTTTCTCTGAAATCctaaaactctttatttttcaaGTATTCTATAACTTGTATATGTATGAATTATGTATTAATATAATGTATGAATTTGTGCAATTAATTGAATAGACACATTATTTTtgatatctaaattaatatttattataagtacaCATCTTATTACTCATAGCAAACTAATCAATTTTTGAGTGTCTTTGTTGGTATATAAGACCCTTGAGTGTGTGTACTCGTTATAaggagaaaattgttataattCCGATTTATGGTATTATGAgttgaacaatattattttatatttaattgttttattcataatattacaATTCGGcactataatttaatattaaaattatatatactaaattttagGTATCAAATTACATATCTAGTTGATCTTATTAGGTAAGAGTAATGATGAGTTAAggttaaaaagttattatatgaGTTATTAAAATGACCTAATTATGGATGGTGTAtccatgttttaaaattatttttgatatttgaaaattaagttCAATCAGTTGAAATTTGACCATTTCAATTAGGAATTATCTCAATTATCATTTATAGATTAACATAAACATCaatgtcattaatttttaatagtgtGAGAgatcaaacttttttatttttatgtgataaaatataaattttatttatttaataaaaatatctgaaaattCAATGGTTTCaactaaaaaaacaaagtttatttgttttattataaaaaaatttaatacttttaaatattcttaTCACATCATGAATTAACAAATctctaatataataaaataaattaatgtttataaaACTTCGTGATTCATGTTAATTTCTTTGAATGGGCTTATGTCATAGatgtgatttatttatttttataatgtcAAGTAAATGCATTCTCTaatgaaatttgaatagaaTAAGTTTGGTGCTTTTTGGTTGTCATCAAAGGTCGACTTCCACCCTAGAAAAATAAACACTTGAGAATTAGAATTGTTATCCTGCATTAATATGGCAAATcattatcaataatttaaaaaaaaaaaaaatagatgtacTTCCGTCTATTAATATTAGGGGATTGCATCTCCACAATCACCAACATACGTGTAAATTTACACGatgagttaataaaattaatagaatattagaattaaaaaaaaagatttgaggttgaaaatctattatatttatgaaattttgatttatttgatatagtgATTATGAATCTGATTactgtattttaaatttatttttctaattaatacagacaaaatcttttattcagaaaaaagaaacatacaTGTAAGCATATAAATGATAATTCAGATcacaaaaataatactaatat contains:
- the LOC123220010 gene encoding uncharacterized protein LOC123220010, which gives rise to MERKVLVVCCFVGFLGLLSAATGFGAEATRIKGSEVHVTGSSQCSYPRSPALGLGLTAVASLLIAQITISVATGCFCCRQSPDLTQSNWKIALVCFVVSWITFVIAFLLLLTGAALNDQNGEEGLYFGSYYCYVVKPGVFAGGAVLALATVALGILYYLNLNSVKNNNSNQWSNTSGPHDGGIAMGQPQFPPPTCEDPVFVHEDTYMRRQQYT